The nucleotide window CATGACCGTATCCAGATGTCCTATGCCCTTATTGGGACTTAACTCTGGGGTTTCCAGCTTTACTAGGATGGCCTCATCTATCTCACCTATTTCCCTCAATTTCGGTAGGGCATAACTCAATCCAATAGCGCTACTCCTAGTACCAAAGCCCATTAGTAGTCTTCCCTCCAATGGGAAGAAGTCCCCTCCTTCGAAGAATCCAGCCTTAACTTCCAAAACGTTCTCAGGTCTCAGGATCTTAGAGAAGACTTCCGGTTCCATCTTCCTGGACTCCCACCTCATCCTTCCCTTCACGTATGTCTTGCCAATGACCATCCCAGGATCCCTTGTGAACATAATGTTCACCAACGGCTTCAAACAGAACTCCTCGTCCTCTGGGAGTAATACTGTGCCAATACTCTTGGCCTCCGAGGCGGTAAGACCTGATATTAAAATGTCCGCTAAGGTTTCCTTGCTTAGGGACTCCAAGTCTATGGAACATTCGCTGTATTTCATGACCATATCTTCTAGGTCTTCCCTTCCAAGCTTCATGACTTCTTCCCTTAGGTTTACCACTTCAGTCCCAACCTCCTTAAGCTTACTGACGAACTTGTCGTGCTCATCCTTCAGTTCCACAGGGTCCGGAATCTCAGAGTACTGAAGTTGGTATAGGGTTTTCGGTGATAACCTACTTTTTTCTTTCCCAGGAGTAGCCACAGCTACTTTTCTGAGCGGACTGTACTCCGCTTTTACGTTTAG belongs to Metallosphaera tengchongensis and includes:
- a CDS encoding arginine deiminase family protein, which translates into the protein MLNVKAEYSPLRKVAVATPGKEKSRLSPKTLYQLQYSEIPDPVELKDEHDKFVSKLKEVGTEVVNLREEVMKLGREDLEDMVMKYSECSIDLESLSKETLADILISGLTASEAKSIGTVLLPEDEEFCLKPLVNIMFTRDPGMVIGKTYVKGRMRWESRKMEPEVFSKILRPENVLEVKAGFFEGGDFFPLEGRLLMGFGTRSSAIGLSYALPKLREIGEIDEAILVKLETPELSPNKGIGHLDTVMGIPDKDVIIYYKSLLDRSKVYIYKGREVEKDPRPLKEVLREYLTPDLRVVNIGNGEYYDEEREHWLLASNVIVVDKGKIIAYDHNRITNSLVEEAGIKVITFKGNEIIKEGGERSGPRCMTLPLIKS